A single region of the Winslowiella toletana genome encodes:
- a CDS encoding DUF2002 family protein → MYLRPDEVARVLEKAGFEMDAVTPKTYGYRRGENYVYVNREARMGRTALIIHPTLKEKSQSIAEPASEIKTCDHYVQFPMYLVGDAQDHYGIPHGFSSRAALERYLDCLFN, encoded by the coding sequence ATGTATTTACGACCTGATGAGGTGGCACGCGTACTGGAGAAAGCCGGATTCGAGATGGATGCGGTAACGCCCAAAACCTACGGTTATCGTCGCGGTGAAAACTATGTCTACGTCAATCGCGAAGCGCGCATGGGTCGTACCGCATTGATTATTCACCCAACGCTGAAAGAGAAAAGCCAGAGCATTGCTGAGCCGGCCTCGGAAATTAAAACCTGTGACCACTATGTGCAGTTTCCAATGTATCTGGTTGGCGATGCACAGGATCACTACGGCATTCCACACGGTTTCAGCTCGCGTGCGGCGCTGGAGCGCTATCTGGACTGTCTGTTTAATTAA
- a CDS encoding DUF883 family protein: MFNRTTKNNDTDINQDVSLLADTLDDLLKSYGSKTKEEVDSARGKAESLLKETRAKLNGRNRVTQAAKDAGEHVDDYVHDKPWHGVGIGAAVGIVIGALLASRR, translated from the coding sequence ATGTTTAACAGAACGACGAAAAATAATGATACCGATATCAATCAGGACGTTTCTTTGCTGGCTGATACACTTGACGATCTGCTGAAATCTTACGGCAGCAAAACAAAGGAAGAGGTCGACTCCGCGCGCGGTAAAGCTGAATCGCTGTTAAAAGAGACGCGCGCTAAGCTGAACGGTCGTAATCGCGTTACTCAGGCGGCGAAAGATGCCGGCGAACATGTTGATGATTATGTCCATGATAAACCATGGCACGGCGTGGGCATCGGTGCTGCGGTCGGTATTGTGATCGGTGCATTGCTGGCTTCCCGCCGCTAA
- the nrdH gene encoding glutaredoxin-like protein NrdH yields the protein MRIIIYTKDNCVQCNATKNAMDKKGIGYQLVNLDSEPDAVETLKSLGYRQVPVVMAADQHWSGFRPDKISALSQMTQG from the coding sequence ATGCGCATTATTATTTACACTAAAGATAACTGTGTCCAGTGCAACGCGACAAAAAATGCCATGGATAAAAAAGGCATCGGGTATCAGCTGGTCAATCTCGATAGCGAACCGGACGCAGTGGAAACCCTGAAATCGCTCGGATACCGCCAGGTACCGGTGGTGATGGCAGCCGACCAACACTGGAGTGGCTTTCGTCCGGACAAAATTTCCGCGCTGAGCCAGATGACTCAAGGCTAA
- the nrdI gene encoding class Ib ribonucleoside-diphosphate reductase assembly flavoprotein NrdI translates to MFPLVYFSSQSENTHRFISRLGLPARRIPLDGAQHLQVDRPYILVVPSYGGGTARGAVPKQVIQFLNDEANRRLIRGVIAAGNRNFGTAFCMAGDIIAQKCQVPYLYRFELLGTADDIANVKSGVTQFWQQQTAPL, encoded by the coding sequence ATGTTCCCACTGGTCTATTTCTCCAGCCAGTCGGAAAACACGCACCGTTTTATCAGCCGTTTGGGCTTGCCGGCGCGGCGAATTCCACTGGATGGAGCACAACACTTGCAGGTTGATCGCCCCTATATTCTGGTGGTGCCAAGCTACGGCGGTGGCACCGCTCGCGGAGCCGTCCCCAAACAGGTGATTCAATTTCTTAATGATGAAGCCAATCGCCGCCTGATCCGCGGCGTGATTGCAGCCGGAAACCGTAACTTCGGTACCGCATTCTGCATGGCGGGCGACATCATTGCGCAAAAATGTCAGGTTCCTTATCTCTATCGCTTTGAGTTGCTGGGGACCGCCGACGATATTGCTAACGTAAAATCGGGAGTAACCCAATTTTGGCAACAACAGACAGCACCGTTATAA
- the nrdE gene encoding class 1b ribonucleoside-diphosphate reductase subunit alpha, with translation MATTDSTVIKPAATALDYHALNAMLNLYDADGNIQFEKDHEATRQFYLQHVIPGSVAFDSLAERLQFLVAEGYYEAEVLNAWRFEFVAELFAQAYQRRFRFQTFLGAYKFYTSYALKTFDGKRYLENFEDRVCMVTLTLSRGDEQLATSLMEEMLSGRFQPATPTFLNCGKQQRGELVSCFLLRIEDNMESIGRSVNSALQLSKRGGGVAFLLSNLREAGAPIKRIENQSSGVIPVMKMLEDAFSYANQLGARQGAGAVYLHAHHPDILRFLDTKRENADEKIRIKTLSLGVVIPDITFQLAKTNQPMALFSPYDVERLYGLPFADISVSEKYHEMLADERIRKTFINPREFFQTLAEIQFESGYPYIMYEDTVNRANPIKGRINMSNLCSEILQVNTPTDYHDDLSYRQIGKDISCNLGSLNIAHAMDSEDFARTVEIAIRGLTAVSEMSNIASVPSIAAGNAQSHAIGLGQMNLHGYLAREGMLYGSEEALDFTNIYFYCVTYHALRTSNQLARERQQSFAGFSESRYASGEYFDRYVDQSWQPRTARIAALFAAAGITLPTQQDWRTLKAAVMSSGLYNQNLQAIPPTGSISYINHATSSIHPIVSRIEIRKEGKTGRVYYPAPFMNNHNQSLYQDAYDIGPEAIINTYAEATQHVDQGLSLTLFFRDTATTRDINKAQIYAWKKGIKTLYYIRLRQMALEGTEVQGCVSCSL, from the coding sequence TTGGCAACAACAGACAGCACCGTTATAAAACCCGCCGCCACCGCGCTCGACTATCACGCGCTGAACGCGATGCTTAACCTTTATGATGCCGACGGTAATATCCAGTTTGAGAAAGACCACGAAGCAACGCGCCAGTTTTATCTGCAGCATGTGATTCCTGGCAGCGTAGCTTTCGATTCGCTGGCCGAACGCCTGCAATTTCTGGTGGCGGAAGGTTATTACGAAGCCGAAGTGCTGAACGCCTGGCGCTTTGAGTTTGTCGCTGAACTGTTTGCCCAGGCTTATCAACGTCGCTTCCGCTTCCAGACGTTTCTCGGTGCCTATAAGTTCTATACCAGCTACGCGCTGAAGACTTTTGATGGCAAACGCTATCTGGAGAACTTTGAAGATCGCGTCTGTATGGTGACGCTGACGCTGTCACGCGGTGATGAGCAGCTGGCAACGTCGCTGATGGAAGAGATGCTGAGCGGACGTTTTCAGCCAGCCACCCCCACCTTTCTCAACTGCGGCAAACAGCAGCGCGGTGAGCTGGTTTCCTGCTTCCTGCTGCGTATCGAAGACAATATGGAGTCGATTGGCCGTTCGGTTAATTCGGCGCTGCAATTGTCGAAACGCGGCGGCGGCGTGGCGTTTCTGCTGTCGAATCTGCGCGAAGCCGGTGCGCCGATCAAGCGTATTGAAAATCAGTCATCCGGCGTTATTCCGGTAATGAAAATGCTGGAAGATGCTTTCTCCTACGCCAATCAGCTGGGTGCACGCCAGGGCGCAGGCGCGGTTTATCTGCATGCGCACCATCCGGATATTCTGCGTTTTCTTGATACCAAACGTGAAAATGCCGATGAAAAAATTCGCATCAAAACCCTGTCACTTGGGGTGGTAATTCCGGATATCACTTTCCAGCTGGCAAAAACCAATCAGCCGATGGCGCTATTCTCACCGTATGACGTTGAGCGTCTGTACGGCCTGCCATTTGCTGATATCAGCGTCAGTGAAAAATACCACGAGATGCTGGCTGACGAGCGTATTCGTAAGACCTTTATTAATCCGCGTGAGTTTTTCCAGACGCTGGCGGAAATTCAGTTTGAATCCGGCTATCCCTACATCATGTATGAAGACACGGTGAATCGCGCTAATCCAATTAAGGGGCGGATTAATATGAGCAACCTGTGTTCTGAAATTTTGCAGGTGAATACGCCGACCGACTATCACGACGATCTCAGCTATCGTCAGATCGGTAAAGATATCTCCTGCAATCTCGGATCGCTGAATATTGCCCATGCGATGGACTCGGAGGATTTTGCCCGTACGGTGGAAATCGCCATTCGCGGCCTGACGGCAGTGTCAGAGATGAGTAATATTGCTTCAGTACCCTCGATTGCCGCAGGGAATGCCCAGTCACACGCTATCGGCCTTGGTCAGATGAATCTGCATGGCTATCTGGCGCGTGAAGGTATGCTGTACGGTTCAGAAGAAGCGCTGGATTTCACCAATATCTACTTCTATTGCGTAACGTATCACGCGCTGCGCACGTCGAATCAACTGGCACGTGAGCGTCAGCAAAGCTTCGCCGGATTTAGCGAGTCACGCTATGCCAGCGGCGAATATTTTGATCGGTATGTCGATCAAAGTTGGCAGCCGCGCACCGCCCGCATTGCTGCACTGTTTGCGGCGGCGGGTATCACACTGCCGACCCAGCAAGACTGGCGCACGCTGAAAGCGGCGGTAATGAGCAGCGGATTGTATAACCAGAATCTGCAAGCAATTCCGCCGACCGGTTCGATCTCATATATCAATCACGCCACCTCCAGTATCCACCCTATCGTTTCGCGTATTGAGATTCGCAAAGAGGGTAAAACCGGCCGCGTCTATTACCCGGCGCCGTTTATGAACAACCACAACCAGTCGCTGTATCAGGATGCCTACGACATCGGGCCAGAGGCAATTATTAATACCTATGCCGAAGCCACGCAACATGTCGATCAGGGGCTGTCGTTAACCCTGTTCTTCCGTGATACCGCCACCACCCGCGATATTAATAAAGCGCAGATTTACGCCTGGAAGAAAGGGATTAAAACGCTCTACTACATCCGCCTGCGTCAGATGGCGCTGGAAGGTACCGAAGTTCAGGGCTGCGTCTCCTGTTCCCTGTAA
- the nrdF gene encoding class 1b ribonucleoside-diphosphate reductase subunit beta, which yields MNTLKRVQAINWNQIQDDKDLEVWNRLTANFWLPEKLPLSNDLPSWNSLNAQEQQLTIRVFTGLTLLDTIQNVLGAPALMADALTPHEEAVMSNISFMEAVHARSYSSIFSTLCHTSDVDAAYQWSEENPPLQRKAEIILEHYHNDDPLKKKIASVFLESFLFYSGFYLPMYWSSRGKLTNTADLIRLIIRDEAVHGYYIGYKYQKALEKVDDARREELQQFAYDLLMALYENELAYTEALYDDVGWSEEVKAFLHYNANKALMNLGYDALFPAEMAEVNPAILSALSPNADENHDFFSGSGSSYVMGKAVDTEDDDWNF from the coding sequence ATGAACACATTAAAACGCGTACAAGCCATTAACTGGAACCAGATTCAGGATGATAAAGATCTTGAAGTGTGGAACCGTCTGACCGCTAACTTTTGGCTGCCGGAAAAATTGCCGTTATCCAATGATTTGCCGTCATGGAACAGTCTGAATGCGCAGGAGCAACAGTTGACTATCCGGGTATTTACCGGCCTGACACTGCTCGACACCATTCAAAATGTGCTGGGCGCACCGGCACTGATGGCCGACGCGCTGACGCCGCACGAAGAAGCGGTGATGTCGAATATCAGCTTTATGGAAGCCGTGCATGCCCGCTCGTACAGTTCGATTTTCTCGACGCTGTGCCACACCAGCGATGTCGATGCCGCCTATCAGTGGAGCGAAGAGAATCCGCCATTGCAGCGTAAGGCCGAGATTATTCTTGAGCACTATCACAATGACGATCCGCTGAAGAAAAAAATCGCCAGCGTCTTCCTGGAATCCTTCCTGTTCTATTCCGGCTTCTATTTGCCAATGTACTGGTCCAGTCGCGGCAAGCTGACCAATACCGCTGACCTGATTCGCCTAATCATTCGTGATGAAGCGGTACACGGTTATTACATCGGCTATAAGTATCAGAAAGCGCTGGAAAAGGTCGATGATGCGCGTCGCGAAGAGCTGCAACAATTTGCCTATGATCTGCTGATGGCGCTGTATGAGAATGAACTGGCCTATACCGAAGCGCTGTATGACGACGTTGGCTGGAGTGAGGAGGTCAAAGCTTTCCTGCACTACAACGCCAATAAAGCGCTGATGAATCTGGGTTATGATGCACTGTTCCCGGCGGAAATGGCCGAAGTGAACCCGGCGATCCTCTCGGCGCTGTCGCCCAATGCCGATGAAAACCATGATTTCTTCTCCGGCTCCGGCTCTTCCTATGTGATGGGCAAAGCGGTCGATACTGAGGACGATGACTGGAACTTCTGA
- the proV gene encoding glycine betaine/L-proline ABC transporter ATP-binding protein ProV has protein sequence MAIKLEVKNLYKVFGENPERAFKHIEKGISKEALLEKTGLSLGVKDASLAIEEGEIFVIMGLSGSGKSTMVRLLNRLIEPTRGQVIIDGVDIAKISESDLRQVRRNKISMVFQSFALMPHMTVLNNAAFGMELAGVPLQERQEKALDALRQVGLDNYAHAYPDELSGGMRQRVGLARALAINPDILLMDEAFSALDPLIRTEMQDELVKLQSKHQRTIVFISHDLDEAMRIGDRIAIMQGGEVVQVGTPDEILNNPANDYVRTFFRGVDISHVFSAKDIARRSAGALIRKAPGLGPRSAIKLLQDADREYGYVLERQKFVGIVSVDSLKVALAAGEGLDSALLTSPAAVPGDTSLNELLSHVAQAPCAVPIVGEDHQYIGIISKGTLLQALDREGANNE, from the coding sequence ATGGCAATTAAATTAGAAGTTAAGAATTTATATAAAGTATTTGGGGAAAATCCCGAGCGTGCGTTTAAGCACATCGAGAAAGGCATCAGCAAAGAGGCACTACTGGAGAAAACCGGCCTCTCTCTCGGGGTAAAAGACGCCAGTCTGGCCATTGAAGAAGGCGAGATATTTGTCATCATGGGGTTATCCGGCTCAGGAAAATCCACCATGGTTCGCCTTCTCAATCGTCTGATAGAACCGACTCGCGGCCAGGTCATAATTGATGGTGTCGACATCGCGAAAATATCTGAAAGCGACCTGCGTCAGGTACGCCGAAATAAAATCAGTATGGTATTCCAGTCATTTGCTCTGATGCCGCATATGACGGTATTAAATAATGCAGCATTTGGTATGGAATTAGCCGGCGTGCCATTGCAGGAACGTCAGGAAAAAGCACTCGACGCGCTGCGTCAGGTCGGGTTGGATAATTACGCTCATGCTTATCCTGATGAACTTTCTGGCGGTATGCGTCAGCGTGTTGGATTAGCCCGTGCGCTGGCAATTAACCCGGATATTTTACTGATGGATGAAGCCTTCTCGGCACTCGATCCATTAATCCGTACTGAAATGCAGGACGAGCTGGTCAAACTACAGTCAAAACATCAGCGCACCATTGTATTTATCTCCCATGACCTTGATGAAGCAATGCGCATCGGCGATCGCATCGCCATTATGCAGGGCGGTGAAGTGGTACAGGTCGGCACCCCGGACGAAATTCTGAATAATCCCGCCAATGACTACGTGCGCACCTTCTTCCGCGGGGTTGATATCAGCCATGTGTTCAGCGCCAAAGATATTGCCCGCCGCAGCGCTGGCGCGTTGATTCGTAAAGCGCCGGGCCTCGGCCCTCGCTCCGCCATCAAACTGTTGCAGGATGCCGACCGCGAATACGGTTACGTGCTGGAGCGACAAAAGTTTGTCGGTATCGTCTCTGTCGACTCGCTGAAAGTCGCGCTGGCCGCTGGCGAAGGGCTGGATTCGGCCCTGCTGACCTCACCTGCCGCAGTGCCGGGTGATACCTCACTGAATGAACTGCTGTCGCATGTGGCGCAGGCACCTTGTGCCGTGCCGATCGTCGGCGAAGACCATCAGTATATCGGCATCATTTCCAAGGGCACGTTACTACAGGCATTAGATCGCGAGGGGGCAAACAATGAGTAA
- the proW gene encoding glycine betaine/L-proline ABC transporter permease ProW, with product MSNQTANPWETAPAQTDTAPTTDGSSAASASDPWSTPADTSSASADAASTSGGSDAWGSPASAGGHDAAASSSDWLSSAPAPQAEHFNILDPFHKTLIPLDSWVTEGIDWVVSHFRPLFQGIRVPVDYILSAFQQLLLGMPAPVAIIVFALIAWQLSSFGMGIATLVSLIAIGAIGAWSQAMVTLALVLTALLFCIVIGLPLGIWLARSERAAKIIRPLLDAMQTTPAFVYLVPIVMLFGIGNVPGVVVTIIFALPPIVRLTILGIKQVPADLIEAAESFGANPRQMLFKVQLPLAMPTIMAGVNQTLMLALSMVVIASMIAVGGLGQMVLRGIGRLDMGLATVGGVGIVILAIILDRLTQSLGRDSRSRGSRRWYTTGPVGLLTRPFIKK from the coding sequence ATGAGTAATCAAACGGCAAATCCGTGGGAAACCGCACCCGCGCAGACTGATACCGCACCGACAACTGACGGCAGCAGTGCCGCCTCAGCCAGCGATCCCTGGTCCACTCCTGCCGATACCAGCAGTGCGTCTGCGGATGCGGCGTCCACCAGCGGTGGTAGCGATGCCTGGGGTTCACCGGCGTCTGCCGGCGGTCACGATGCGGCTGCCAGCAGCAGCGACTGGCTGAGTAGCGCGCCTGCGCCACAAGCGGAGCACTTCAATATTCTCGATCCCTTTCATAAGACCCTGATCCCGCTGGATAGCTGGGTCACAGAAGGTATTGACTGGGTAGTCTCGCATTTCCGTCCGCTGTTCCAGGGCATTCGCGTACCGGTAGATTATATCCTCAGCGCCTTCCAGCAGTTGCTGCTGGGGATGCCAGCGCCGGTGGCAATCATCGTCTTTGCGCTGATTGCCTGGCAGCTTTCCAGCTTCGGCATGGGTATCGCCACGCTGGTTTCACTGATTGCCATTGGGGCGATTGGTGCCTGGTCGCAGGCGATGGTGACGCTGGCGCTGGTACTCACCGCCTTGCTGTTCTGTATTGTCATCGGGTTGCCGCTTGGCATCTGGCTGGCGCGTAGCGAGCGGGCAGCGAAAATTATTCGGCCACTGCTGGATGCCATGCAAACCACGCCGGCGTTTGTCTACCTGGTGCCGATTGTGATGCTGTTTGGTATCGGTAATGTGCCAGGCGTGGTGGTCACCATCATCTTTGCCCTGCCGCCAATCGTGCGCCTGACGATTCTCGGCATTAAGCAAGTACCGGCCGATTTAATCGAAGCCGCCGAATCCTTTGGCGCTAATCCGCGCCAGATGCTGTTTAAAGTTCAGCTGCCGCTGGCAATGCCAACCATTATGGCCGGGGTTAACCAGACGCTGATGCTGGCACTGTCGATGGTGGTTATCGCCTCAATGATCGCTGTAGGAGGTCTGGGACAGATGGTACTGCGCGGCATTGGCCGTCTGGATATGGGCCTCGCAACCGTCGGTGGCGTCGGCATCGTGATCCTGGCGATCATCCTCGATCGCCTGACACAGTCACTGGGCCGCGACAGCCGCAGCCGTGGCAGTCGCCGCTGGTACACCACCGGCCCGGTTGGCCTGCTGACTCGTCCGTTTATCAAGAAATGA
- the proX gene encoding glycine betaine/L-proline ABC transporter substrate-binding protein ProX, producing MRKTAILAAALTTLAATQVSAADLPGKGITVKPVQSTISEESFQTLLVSRALEKLGYTVDSTSEVDYNVGYTSIASGDATFTAVNWQPLHDDMYKAAGGDKKFYREGNYVEGAAQGYLIDKKTAEKYHITRIDQLKDPKIAKLFDTNGDGKADLTGCTPGWGCEAVINHQMPAFGLSKTVEANMGNYSAMIADVMARFKQGKPVIYYTWTPYWLSDVLVPGKDVVWLQVPFSSLPGEQKDLDTKLPNGANYGFPVNSMHIVANKQWTEKNPAAAKLFAEMKLPIADINAQNARMHDGEASESDINRHVDGWIKAHQAQFDKWVADAAAAAKS from the coding sequence ATGCGCAAGACAGCAATTTTGGCAGCCGCCTTAACCACTCTGGCCGCGACACAGGTTTCCGCAGCAGACCTGCCGGGTAAAGGCATTACGGTTAAGCCAGTACAGAGCACCATTTCCGAAGAGAGTTTTCAGACGCTGCTGGTCAGTCGAGCGCTGGAAAAACTGGGCTACACCGTGGACAGCACCAGCGAAGTTGATTACAACGTTGGCTACACCTCCATTGCCTCTGGCGATGCCACTTTTACTGCCGTTAACTGGCAACCGCTGCATGACGATATGTACAAAGCGGCAGGCGGTGACAAAAAGTTTTATCGCGAGGGTAATTACGTTGAAGGCGCGGCTCAGGGCTATCTGATCGATAAAAAAACTGCCGAGAAGTATCACATTACGCGTATCGACCAGCTGAAAGATCCGAAGATCGCCAAACTGTTTGATACCAATGGTGATGGCAAAGCTGACCTGACCGGTTGTACCCCAGGCTGGGGCTGTGAGGCGGTGATCAATCATCAGATGCCGGCCTTCGGTCTAAGTAAGACGGTCGAAGCCAATATGGGTAACTATTCTGCGATGATCGCAGACGTGATGGCGCGCTTTAAGCAGGGCAAACCGGTTATCTACTATACCTGGACACCCTACTGGTTAAGCGACGTACTGGTTCCGGGTAAAGATGTCGTCTGGTTGCAGGTGCCGTTCTCTTCTCTGCCGGGTGAACAGAAAGATCTTGATACTAAATTACCGAATGGTGCCAATTATGGCTTCCCGGTCAACAGCATGCATATCGTGGCGAATAAACAGTGGACTGAGAAAAACCCGGCAGCCGCCAAATTGTTTGCTGAAATGAAGCTGCCTATCGCCGATATCAATGCGCAGAATGCGCGCATGCATGACGGCGAAGCGTCTGAAAGCGATATCAACCGTCATGTTGATGGCTGGATTAAAGCTCACCAGGCGCAGTTTGATAAGTGGGTTGCTGACGCAGCCGCTGCGGCAAAATCCTGA
- a CDS encoding MFS transporter, translating to MKSAPQGLSPALVALMSVATGLSVACNYYVQPLLETIARSFDLSVNQAGFIVTTAQLGYAAGLLLLVPLGDMLERRGLIVVMSLLAAGGMVITALSSSLKMMLAGTILTGLFSVVAQILVPLAATLAAPEKRGKVIGTVMSGLLLGILLARTVAGGLAQLGGWRTVYWVASILMALMALALWRYLPRYRQSVPLNYPQLLRSIFKLYGASRVLRTRAMVGCLSFANFSVLWTSMAFLLASPPYNYSEGMIGLLGLVGAAGALAARQAGSLADKGKARITTTAGLLIMLASWGITAVGAHSLLALIVGIILLDLAVQGVHITNQSVIYRRMPEARNRLTSGYMTSYFIGGAVGSLVSASAFQYAGWYGVCAAGVVMTLLNLLCWWSGYRHENDSN from the coding sequence ATGAAATCCGCACCACAGGGGCTAAGCCCTGCGCTTGTCGCTTTAATGTCAGTTGCGACAGGCCTTTCTGTTGCCTGTAACTATTATGTTCAACCCCTGTTGGAAACTATCGCCCGCAGTTTTGATTTATCCGTAAATCAGGCCGGCTTTATCGTTACCACTGCCCAGCTGGGCTATGCCGCCGGTTTACTGCTGCTGGTTCCACTTGGCGATATGCTGGAACGGCGCGGCTTAATTGTGGTGATGAGCCTGCTGGCCGCCGGCGGCATGGTGATTACCGCGCTGTCATCGTCCCTCAAGATGATGCTGGCAGGCACGATATTAACCGGGCTGTTTTCAGTGGTGGCGCAAATCCTGGTGCCTCTGGCCGCCACGCTGGCCGCGCCGGAAAAACGCGGTAAAGTGATCGGCACCGTGATGAGTGGCCTGCTGCTGGGTATCTTGCTGGCGCGAACCGTTGCCGGTGGCTTAGCGCAACTTGGCGGCTGGCGCACCGTTTACTGGGTTGCCAGTATTTTGATGGCGCTGATGGCGCTGGCACTGTGGCGTTATTTGCCGCGCTATCGTCAGTCGGTTCCACTTAACTATCCGCAGCTGCTACGTTCGATTTTCAAACTGTATGGCGCCAGCCGGGTGCTGCGAACCCGCGCGATGGTTGGCTGTCTGTCCTTTGCCAACTTTAGCGTGCTGTGGACATCAATGGCTTTTTTGCTGGCCTCACCGCCCTACAACTACTCGGAAGGCATGATTGGGCTGCTCGGCCTGGTCGGCGCGGCAGGAGCACTGGCTGCACGGCAGGCCGGAAGCCTGGCGGATAAGGGAAAAGCGCGCATCACCACTACGGCAGGATTACTGATCATGCTGGCGTCATGGGGTATCACCGCAGTTGGTGCTCACTCACTTCTGGCGCTGATCGTGGGAATTATTCTGCTCGATCTTGCGGTACAAGGCGTGCACATTACCAACCAGAGCGTGATTTATCGTCGGATGCCGGAAGCGCGTAACCGTCTGACTTCCGGCTACATGACCAGCTACTTTATCGGCGGTGCCGTTGGTTCACTGGTCTCCGCCAGCGCCTTTCAGTACGCGGGCTGGTATGGCGTCTGCGCGGCAGGCGTCGTCATGACGCTGCTGAATCTGCTCTGCTGGT